Proteins encoded in a region of the Candidatus Rokuibacteriota bacterium genome:
- a CDS encoding transaldolase family protein, which translates to MKIFLDSANVAELKEGVAMGLVDGCTTNPSLIAKEKRPFRPLVEEICSVVPGDVSL; encoded by the coding sequence ATGAAGATCTTTCTCGACAGCGCGAACGTCGCCGAGCTCAAGGAAGGCGTGGCGATGGGGCTCGTGGACGGCTGCACGACGAACCCGTCGCTCATCGCCAAGGAGAAGCGCCCCTTCCGCCCGCTGGTCGAGGAGATCTGCTCCGTCGTTCCCGGCGACGTCAGCCTG
- a CDS encoding PfkB family carbohydrate kinase, with amino-acid sequence MIDLVAIGHVTFDETPSGVRPGGSAYYAALTARRLGLSVGLLTSISPDYPLDVFPEGIHVTTVASPQTTRYRLGQSRGARTLTLLSRAADLEMEHLPAAWRGAPLAVLCPVAGEVDPALAGAFEDAAVAVLPQGWLRKRGRGGRMGPQPWEDADDVLPRTQLLVLSEEDLPGGDAGAVAWLQQVPLGAITRGKRGATLYVNGDSYHVEADAAKEIDPTGAGDVFASTLLIEYQRLGDAWEAATAAACAGAASVEAEGPAAILDRPGLDARLAAYRRHRGA; translated from the coding sequence ATGATCGACCTGGTCGCCATCGGGCACGTGACCTTCGACGAGACGCCGTCGGGCGTCAGGCCCGGCGGCTCGGCCTACTACGCGGCGCTGACTGCCCGGCGGCTCGGCCTCAGCGTCGGCCTCCTGACCTCCATCTCTCCCGACTACCCGCTCGACGTCTTTCCCGAGGGGATCCACGTCACGACGGTGGCGTCACCTCAGACGACGCGCTACCGGCTCGGCCAATCCAGGGGCGCGCGCACCCTCACCCTCCTCTCCCGCGCGGCCGATCTCGAGATGGAGCACCTCCCCGCGGCGTGGCGGGGAGCGCCGCTGGCCGTGCTGTGCCCCGTGGCGGGCGAGGTGGACCCGGCGCTGGCCGGCGCTTTCGAGGACGCGGCCGTCGCCGTGCTGCCGCAGGGCTGGTTGCGCAAGCGCGGCCGCGGCGGCCGGATGGGCCCGCAGCCGTGGGAGGACGCCGACGACGTGCTGCCGCGCACCCAGCTCCTGGTCCTCAGCGAAGAGGATCTGCCCGGAGGCGACGCGGGCGCCGTCGCGTGGCTCCAGCAGGTGCCGCTGGGCGCCATCACGCGCGGGAAGCGCGGGGCGACGCTCTACGTCAACGGCGATTCCTACCACGTCGAGGCCGACGCCGCGAAGGAGATCGACCCGACGGGCGCGGGCGACGTCTTCGCGAGCACGCTCCTGATCGAGTACCAGCGCCTCGGAGATGCGTGGGAGGCGGCGACCGCAGCGGCGTGCGCGGGAGCGGCCTCGGTCGAAGCCGAGGGACCCGCGGCCATCCTCGACCGGCCCGGCCTCGACGCGCGGCTCGCGGCCTACCGGCGCCACCGCGGCGCTTGA
- a CDS encoding acyl-CoA dehydrogenase family protein codes for MKIFNEQHEMFRQAVRSFVEKEVEPYVNEWEEAGQIPKSIWPRMGALGFLGVEYDEKYGGGGADFLTTAVLCEEAARSRCAAFAMALGVHTDMASPHLYWTGSEALKERHLPGICRGDKLTAIAVTEPGGGSDVAAIRTRAVRDGGHYVLNGSKMFITNGVMADIFFVAARIESGDREKRDSQGKRHRGISMFLVERSTPGFTVSRKLDKMGNRASDTAELAFQDMRVPAENLLGREGVGFYEVMRVFQRERLVAGLHAVAGCARALEDTIAYVKQRHAFDGPLSGKQVVRHKLADLATLIEAARWLTYAACLKFQGGEEAVKEISMVKLFAGEMAQKVAYDCVQLHGGYGYMREYPIERFFRDIRLLTIGGGTSEIMKEIIAKQMEL; via the coding sequence ATGAAGATCTTCAACGAGCAGCACGAAATGTTCCGCCAGGCGGTGCGCTCCTTCGTCGAGAAGGAGGTCGAGCCGTATGTCAACGAGTGGGAGGAGGCCGGACAGATCCCCAAGTCGATCTGGCCGCGCATGGGCGCCTTGGGCTTCCTCGGCGTCGAGTACGACGAGAAGTACGGCGGCGGCGGCGCCGACTTCCTCACCACGGCCGTGCTCTGCGAGGAAGCGGCGCGCTCCCGCTGCGCCGCCTTTGCCATGGCGCTCGGCGTACACACCGACATGGCCTCGCCCCACCTGTACTGGACGGGCAGCGAAGCGCTCAAGGAGAGACACCTGCCGGGCATTTGCCGGGGCGACAAGCTCACCGCCATCGCGGTGACCGAGCCCGGCGGTGGCTCCGACGTGGCCGCCATCCGGACGCGCGCCGTCAGGGACGGCGGCCACTACGTGCTGAACGGCTCCAAGATGTTCATCACCAACGGCGTGATGGCCGACATCTTCTTCGTCGCGGCGCGTATCGAGAGCGGAGACCGCGAGAAGCGCGACTCCCAAGGGAAGAGGCATCGGGGCATTTCCATGTTCCTGGTCGAGCGGAGCACGCCGGGATTCACCGTGAGCCGCAAGCTCGACAAGATGGGCAACCGCGCCTCGGACACCGCCGAGCTTGCCTTCCAGGACATGCGCGTGCCGGCCGAGAACCTGCTGGGGCGGGAGGGTGTGGGCTTCTACGAGGTCATGCGGGTTTTCCAGCGGGAGCGGCTGGTGGCCGGGCTCCACGCCGTGGCCGGCTGCGCGCGCGCGCTCGAGGACACCATCGCATACGTGAAGCAGCGCCACGCCTTCGACGGCCCGCTGTCGGGCAAGCAGGTCGTGCGCCACAAGCTGGCCGACCTGGCGACCCTCATCGAGGCGGCCCGCTGGCTGACCTACGCCGCCTGCCTCAAGTTCCAGGGCGGTGAGGAGGCGGTCAAGGAGATCTCCATGGTGAAGCTCTTCGCCGGGGAGATGGCCCAGAAGGTCGCGTACGACTGCGTCCAGCTCCACGGCGGCTACGGCTACATGCGCGAGTACCCGATCGAGCGCTTCTTCCGCGACATCCGCCTTTTGACCATCGGCGGCGGCACCTCCGAGATCATGAAGGAGATCATCGCCAAGCAGATGGAGCTGTGA
- a CDS encoding AMP-binding protein yields MSVHAFTVYDMIARGASVHGDAPAVIHGDRPLSFREFKGRVDDLAAGLAALGIGKGERICVLAQNDAAYLELYGACARQGIIAYPINWRLTEQEVERVMERAAPQMMVADASTLSVVAAWPQRFKTVPHWYQFGESAGPGFTPFDSLYGDSLYGFSGGAEAAEVSPADPFAVISTAAVDMIPRGAVLTHANVVAANLTAMACLGLTPADHYLLALPLFHITALGMAMAHMHAGAASVLVPRFDAEEAVRLIDRHRVTHVSDYPPVLQSLLDAAGKLGSRLPSLKHVSGLDSPQTIQRLHEGTGAQFWTGFGQSETSGFVSLQRVSEQPGAAGKPAPLCRIKLVDDDDREVPVGTPGEITVRGPLVFQGYFAQPDVTAYTFRNGWHHTGDVGRFDTDGYLHYVRRKPEKELIKPGGENVYPAEVETVIMEMDGVSGVCVYGIPDAKWGEAIKAVVEVKSAGRYTAQQVSDFVASKIARFKRPHVVVFADALARSAEGGVDREAVKAKWGSGA; encoded by the coding sequence ATGAGTGTGCACGCATTCACCGTCTACGACATGATCGCGCGCGGCGCGTCGGTGCACGGCGACGCGCCCGCCGTCATCCACGGCGACCGTCCCCTGTCGTTTAGAGAGTTCAAGGGACGTGTGGACGACCTGGCGGCAGGCCTGGCGGCCCTGGGCATCGGCAAGGGCGAGCGCATATGCGTGCTGGCGCAGAACGATGCCGCGTACCTCGAGCTGTACGGCGCCTGCGCGCGCCAGGGCATCATCGCCTATCCCATCAACTGGCGCTTGACCGAGCAGGAAGTGGAGCGCGTGATGGAGCGCGCGGCGCCGCAGATGATGGTGGCCGATGCCTCCACGCTCAGCGTCGTGGCGGCGTGGCCGCAGCGCTTCAAGACCGTGCCGCACTGGTATCAGTTCGGTGAATCCGCGGGGCCCGGTTTCACGCCTTTTGACTCACTGTATGGCGACTCGCTGTACGGGTTCTCAGGTGGAGCCGAAGCGGCCGAGGTGTCGCCCGCCGACCCGTTTGCCGTCATCTCCACCGCGGCGGTCGACATGATCCCGCGCGGCGCCGTGCTGACCCACGCCAATGTCGTCGCCGCCAACCTGACCGCCATGGCCTGCCTCGGCTTGACCCCGGCGGATCACTACCTCTTAGCACTCCCCCTGTTCCACATCACCGCTCTCGGCATGGCCATGGCCCACATGCACGCCGGCGCCGCCAGCGTGCTGGTGCCGCGCTTCGACGCGGAGGAAGCGGTGCGGCTCATCGACCGCCACCGCGTCACCCACGTCTCGGATTATCCTCCCGTGCTGCAGAGCCTGCTGGACGCCGCCGGGAAGCTGGGAAGCCGGCTGCCGAGCTTGAAGCACGTCTCCGGCTTGGACTCACCCCAGACCATCCAGCGCCTGCACGAGGGCACCGGGGCGCAGTTCTGGACGGGCTTCGGCCAATCGGAGACGAGCGGTTTCGTCAGCCTCCAGCGCGTGTCGGAGCAGCCCGGCGCCGCCGGCAAGCCGGCGCCCCTGTGCCGGATCAAGCTGGTGGACGACGACGACCGCGAGGTGCCGGTGGGCACGCCGGGCGAGATTACCGTCCGCGGCCCGCTCGTGTTCCAGGGCTACTTCGCCCAGCCCGACGTGACGGCGTACACCTTCCGCAACGGCTGGCACCACACCGGCGACGTGGGGCGCTTCGATACCGACGGCTACCTCCACTACGTCAGGCGCAAGCCCGAGAAGGAGCTGATCAAGCCCGGCGGGGAGAACGTGTACCCCGCGGAGGTCGAGACGGTCATTATGGAAATGGACGGAGTGAGCGGTGTGTGCGTGTACGGCATCCCCGACGCCAAATGGGGTGAAGCGATCAAGGCCGTCGTCGAGGTGAAGAGCGCGGGCCGCTACACCGCCCAGCAGGTCAGCGACTTCGTGGCGTCGAAGATCGCCCGCTTCAAGCGTCCCCACGTGGTGGTGTTCGCCGATGCCCTCGCGCGGTCGGCCGAAGGCGGCGTGGACCGGGAAGCCGTCAAGGCGAAGTGGGGCAGCGGCGCATGA
- a CDS encoding group 1 truncated hemoglobin, with protein sequence MRLMSRAVLMAVVAVTFAACASAPPGPTLYQRLGGREAIKGVVDDFVANVVADPRVNSRFKGLQPAAVAKLQTNLADQICDATGGPCAYLGRDMKATHAGMRITDAEWSATVEDLVKSLNKFKVGAKEQQELLAILGPMKKDIVGQ encoded by the coding sequence ATGCGACTGATGAGCCGAGCCGTCCTGATGGCCGTGGTTGCCGTGACCTTCGCAGCCTGCGCCTCGGCGCCGCCCGGGCCGACGCTGTACCAGCGGCTGGGCGGGCGCGAGGCGATCAAGGGAGTCGTGGACGATTTCGTCGCCAACGTCGTGGCCGACCCGCGCGTGAACAGCCGCTTCAAAGGGCTGCAGCCCGCGGCGGTCGCGAAGCTCCAGACCAACCTCGCCGACCAGATCTGCGACGCGACCGGCGGGCCCTGCGCCTATCTCGGGCGCGACATGAAGGCGACCCACGCCGGTATGCGCATCACCGATGCCGAGTGGAGCGCGACCGTGGAGGACCTGGTCAAGTCGCTCAACAAGTTCAAGGTCGGCGCCAAGGAGCAGCAGGAGCTCCTGGCGATCCTCGGGCCCATGAAGAAGGACATCGTCGGGCAGTGA
- a CDS encoding ABC transporter ATP-binding protein, translating into MITLNNVEVIYDSVILVLKGVSLTVKEASVTTLLGANGAGKTTTLKAVSGLLRAERGEVTKGSVEFDGERLDRLAPHEVVKRGVVQVFEGRRVFEHLTTEENLVAGGHIQRDGARVKEGIERVYQYFPKLKERRAVQSGYLSGGEQQMLVIGRALMSNPKVILLDEPSLGLAPLLVEEIFGIVRRLSHEQKLTVLLVEQNANLALEVAEHGYVMENGRIVLDGPAAALRDNADIKEFYLGLTEVGARKSYRDVKHYKRRKRWLS; encoded by the coding sequence ATGATCACGCTCAACAACGTCGAGGTCATCTACGACAGCGTCATCCTCGTCCTCAAGGGGGTGTCGCTGACCGTGAAGGAAGCCAGCGTCACGACGCTGCTCGGCGCCAACGGCGCGGGCAAGACGACCACGTTGAAGGCCGTCTCGGGTCTGCTGCGGGCCGAGCGCGGAGAGGTGACGAAGGGATCGGTCGAGTTCGACGGCGAGCGCCTCGACCGCCTGGCGCCTCACGAGGTCGTGAAGCGCGGCGTCGTCCAGGTCTTCGAGGGGCGCCGCGTCTTCGAGCACCTGACCACCGAGGAAAACCTGGTCGCGGGCGGGCACATCCAGCGCGACGGCGCGCGCGTCAAAGAGGGCATCGAGCGCGTCTACCAGTACTTTCCGAAGCTCAAGGAGCGGCGGGCGGTGCAGTCCGGCTACCTCTCGGGCGGGGAGCAGCAGATGCTCGTCATTGGGCGGGCCCTCATGTCCAACCCGAAGGTCATCCTGCTCGACGAGCCCTCGCTGGGGCTGGCGCCGCTGCTGGTCGAGGAGATCTTCGGCATCGTCCGGCGCCTGAGCCACGAGCAGAAGCTGACCGTGCTCCTGGTGGAGCAGAACGCCAACCTGGCGCTCGAGGTCGCCGAGCACGGCTACGTCATGGAGAACGGGCGCATCGTGCTCGACGGTCCCGCGGCCGCGCTCCGCGACAACGCCGACATCAAGGAGTTCTACCTGGGGCTCACCGAGGTGGGCGCCCGGAAGTCGTACCGGGACGTGAAGCACTACAAGCGCCGCAAACGCTGGCTGAGCTAG